One region of Macadamia integrifolia cultivar HAES 741 chromosome 11, SCU_Mint_v3, whole genome shotgun sequence genomic DNA includes:
- the LOC122094429 gene encoding riboflavin synthase translates to MAAFSPLLSVSRTSTAPLQNLVLNPQMFLLRAQLRFNSKLLSSSSSLFFTTFRKSKTPIQHLRRRDHSHYNPIQSLFTGIVEEMGEIKQLGYVENGFVMKIAARTVLEDVKLGDSIAVNGTCLTVTEFDKDASVFSVGLAPETLRKTSLIELTTGSLVNLERALQPSTRMGGHFVQGHVDSTGEIVSIKPEGDSLWVKVKTSPELLKYIVPKGFIAVDGTSLTVVSVFDEEKCFNFMLVAYTQQNVVIPLKKVGQKVNLEVDILGKYVERLLKGGS, encoded by the coding sequence ATGGCAGCTTTTTCTCCCCTCCTATCAGTCTCTAGAACTTCAACAGCACCTCTGCAGAACCTTGTTTTAAACCCCCAAATGTTTCTTTTGAGAGCACAACTTAGATTCAATTCCAAATTGTTATCTTCCTCGTCCAGTCTATTCTTCACTACCTTCAGGAAGTCAAAAACACCGATCCAACACCTACGTCGTCGTGACCACTCTCATTACAACCCAATTCAATCCCTTTTCACAGGGATCGTCGAAGAGATGGGTGAAATCAAGCAACTGGGTTATGTGGAAAATGGGTTCGTGATGAAGATTGCAGCAAGAACAGTTCTTGAAGATGTCAAGCTTGGGGACAGCATTGCTGTCAACGGAACCTGCCTTACAGTGACGGAGTTTGATAAGGATGCCTCAGTGTTCTCGGTTGGTCTTGCCCCAGAGACCTTGAGGAAGACCTCCTTGATTGAGCTCACTACCGGGTCGCTCGTCAATTTGGAGAGAGCCCTCCAGCCATCGACACGAATGGGTGGGCATTTTGTTCAGGGCCATGTTGATAGCACAGGAGAGATCGTCTCCATCAAGCCTGAAGGGGATTCATTGTGGGTGAAGGTGAAGACGTCGCCAGAATTGCTCAAGTACATTGTTCCCAAAGGGTTTATAGCTGTGGATGGGACTAGCTTGACCGTAGTCTCTGTTTTTGATGAGGAGAAATGCTTTAATTTCATGTTGGTTGCTTATACTCAGCAGAATGTGGTCATTCCTTTGAAGAAAGTTGGGCAGAAGGTGAATCTGGAGGTGGATATACTTGG